One Nostoc sp. UHCC 0302 DNA window includes the following coding sequences:
- a CDS encoding AAA family ATPase, producing MPEKLYGREQEVEMLLEAFAHVANGASELMLVAGFSGIGKTAVVNEVHKPIVRQRGYFIKGKYDQFQRNIPLSAFVHALQDLIAQLLCETDTQLEQWQINILAAVGENGQVLIEVIPELERIIGKQPAVVELSGSAAQNRFNLLFVKFIQVFSTREHPLVIFLDDLQWADSASLNLMKLLMGEETGYLLMIGAYRDNEVSVAHPLMLTLEEIAKTEATVNTLTLAPVSPADVNHLIADTLSCPLERTLPLTELVYQKAQGNPFFTTQFVKALYEDGLISFDFDAGFWQCDVAQVRSLALTDDVVEFMAIQLQKLPPKTQEVLKLAACIGNQFDLATLGIVYQKSQTETATDLWKALQEGFIIPTNEVYKFYQQDTDEISIISNPAEVIPSLTDTSQLSSYRFLHDRVQQAAYSLIPESQKKAAHLKIGQLLLQNTSPEAIETSIFDIVNQLNEGIDIITQQSEKYKIAQLNLIAGRKAKASTAYKAAVKYFAFGIEFLPENSWNSHYHLTFGLYRERAECEYLTGELHQAEKLFDLALNHAQDKFDQADIYAVQMYLKMTQGENIQAGFEAGLKGLSVMGMNLPLTVAEQQAAIKAQLEELNNQLAITRPADLFDLPEMSDPIKKVCMSLFADLWAVTYMGGDQYLSYLSPLLMINTSLKYGNAEGSGFAYCLYGMSLANQGDYQTAYEFGTLAIKLDRHFNSTKFIYKTNNIFAHTINPYNQHLKTNLALSRQSFQTSREAGDVVFGVWAVSFLIWAMLIKGDRLSDVYAETEKYLSYVQQVNDVNMLYAFKLQRQFLLSLQDISKNTDFLNDENHQEIPYIDVWRQKKNFEHGINWYCFLKLQLSYFYGHYVDAVAAAVEAEKTLAANAGFFPIIQYHFYYPLSLAALYSTATPEEKKQYWDILEQHQQIVEKWADNCPENFLHRYLLLSAEMAQISGKCMEAANFYDRAIAAAKANEYLQEESLANELAAKFYLNWSKERIAQEYLIEAYYGYARWGAKAKLADLETRYPKLLAPILQQSYSPLSTNETIFALSTVSSSTSSVSEALDLATILKVSQTLSSEIELDKLFSTLLQVVIVNAGADKCVLLLSQQDHLMVQAVTYADFYPILLKPQPLEDSQQDVPISLINTVRRSLKPAVIIDASVHPQLLRDPYIQQQQPKSVLCSPILHQGKLLGILYLENNLVTGAFTSDRVELLNLVCTQAAISLENARLYQQLLEYNQQLEQSYAEFNAAQSRFHNLVDNVPGVVYQYQTSSDGAISLTYISADCYNLYEVTAEQAIANVQTIVDRVHPEDAASNQQSIVDSMQTLTPWRWEGRIVTISGIVKWIHGEARIQQQADGSVIWDGVLLDITERKQAEQALQQKSQELEQALNDLQNAQLQIVQSEKMSALGNLVAGVAHEINNPVGFIAGNLQPALDYVKDTFGLIDLFQQEYPNPSAIIQDEMEAIDLDYIREDLPKLIDSMKLGVQRIRDISTSLRTFSRADKDYKVPFNIHEGIDSTILILKHRLKANETRPDIEVVKKFGNIPQIECFPGQLNQVFMNILANAIDALEEFNHQRDFADIQAHPNQITIETQLINERKRVEIHIRDNGIGMSEQVKQKIFEHLFTTKMVGKGTGLGLAIARQIVVEKHNGAIIVNSIPNQGTEFIITLPIQAEIESLAKASIQ from the coding sequence ATCCCAGAAAAGCTTTATGGACGAGAACAGGAAGTTGAAATGCTACTGGAGGCATTTGCTCATGTTGCCAATGGTGCATCAGAATTGATGCTGGTAGCAGGCTTCTCCGGTATCGGCAAAACTGCCGTAGTCAATGAAGTGCATAAACCGATTGTCCGTCAACGGGGCTACTTCATTAAAGGGAAATACGACCAGTTTCAACGGAATATTCCCTTGAGTGCTTTTGTACACGCATTGCAGGATTTGATAGCACAATTACTCTGTGAAACTGATACTCAACTGGAGCAATGGCAGATCAACATTTTGGCAGCAGTGGGAGAGAATGGGCAAGTATTAATTGAGGTAATTCCCGAACTTGAACGCATCATTGGCAAACAGCCAGCAGTCGTGGAACTATCAGGAAGTGCAGCCCAGAATCGCTTCAATCTACTGTTTGTGAAATTCATTCAGGTATTCTCCACCAGAGAACATCCCCTGGTGATTTTCCTAGATGATTTGCAGTGGGCAGATTCAGCGTCGTTGAATTTGATGAAACTGTTGATGGGTGAAGAGACAGGCTATCTGCTAATGATTGGCGCTTACCGTGATAACGAAGTTTCTGTTGCTCATCCGTTAATGCTGACTTTAGAGGAAATTGCCAAGACAGAGGCAACTGTTAACACCCTAACACTGGCTCCGGTAAGTCCGGCGGATGTGAATCATCTGATTGCTGACACCTTGAGTTGTCCCCTAGAACGCACTTTGCCGTTGACTGAGTTAGTTTATCAAAAAGCACAGGGCAATCCCTTTTTTACAACTCAGTTTGTCAAGGCGCTTTACGAGGATGGATTAATTAGCTTTGATTTTGATGCTGGCTTTTGGCAGTGTGATGTTGCACAAGTGCGATCGCTTGCTCTCACTGATGATGTAGTTGAATTTATGGCAATTCAACTGCAAAAGTTGCCGCCCAAAACTCAGGAAGTTTTGAAATTAGCGGCGTGCATTGGTAATCAGTTTGATTTGGCAACGCTGGGAATTGTCTATCAAAAGTCTCAAACGGAAACCGCAACAGATTTGTGGAAAGCACTGCAAGAAGGATTTATCATTCCGACCAATGAAGTTTATAAGTTTTATCAGCAGGACACTGATGAAATTTCTATAATCAGCAATCCAGCAGAGGTTATCCCATCCCTTACAGATACTTCTCAATTGTCCAGCTACCGATTCCTACACGATCGCGTTCAACAAGCTGCCTATTCCCTCATCCCTGAATCTCAGAAAAAAGCGGCTCACCTAAAAATTGGACAATTGCTACTGCAAAATACTTCACCTGAAGCGATTGAAACTAGCATTTTTGATATTGTCAATCAATTAAACGAGGGAATTGACATTATTACTCAGCAATCAGAAAAATATAAAATAGCTCAACTCAATCTGATAGCTGGGAGAAAAGCCAAAGCTTCTACTGCTTATAAAGCAGCAGTTAAATACTTTGCCTTTGGTATAGAATTTCTACCAGAAAATAGTTGGAACAGCCACTATCATCTGACATTTGGATTATATCGAGAACGTGCAGAGTGCGAATATTTAACTGGCGAATTACATCAGGCAGAGAAACTGTTTGATTTGGCATTGAATCATGCTCAAGATAAGTTTGATCAGGCAGATATTTATGCTGTGCAAATGTATTTGAAAATGACTCAAGGCGAGAATATCCAAGCTGGTTTTGAAGCTGGGCTCAAAGGGTTGAGTGTCATGGGGATGAATCTGCCACTGACGGTTGCAGAACAGCAAGCCGCTATCAAAGCTCAACTGGAAGAATTAAACAATCAACTTGCAATAACTCGTCCAGCAGATTTATTTGATTTACCTGAAATGTCAGACCCAATTAAAAAGGTCTGTATGAGTCTTTTCGCTGACCTGTGGGCGGTGACATATATGGGAGGAGATCAGTACCTCTCATATTTGAGTCCGCTATTAATGATTAATACCTCGTTAAAATATGGCAATGCCGAAGGCTCTGGTTTTGCTTACTGCCTTTATGGAATGAGTCTGGCCAACCAAGGAGATTATCAAACAGCTTATGAGTTTGGAACATTAGCTATAAAACTTGATCGCCATTTTAATAGCACCAAATTTATTTATAAAACCAATAATATTTTTGCACACACTATTAATCCCTATAATCAGCATTTAAAAACGAATTTAGCGCTGTCTCGGCAATCGTTTCAAACCAGCCGAGAAGCTGGAGATGTAGTGTTTGGTGTTTGGGCGGTTTCGTTTCTGATTTGGGCAATGTTAATCAAAGGCGATCGCTTATCTGATGTCTATGCAGAAACAGAGAAATATCTGAGTTATGTGCAGCAGGTGAACGATGTCAATATGCTGTATGCGTTTAAATTACAAAGACAGTTCTTACTGAGCCTACAAGATATTTCTAAAAACACTGATTTTTTGAATGATGAGAATCACCAGGAAATTCCATATATAGATGTTTGGCGACAAAAAAAGAACTTTGAACATGGAATTAACTGGTACTGCTTTCTCAAACTACAACTTTCGTACTTTTATGGTCACTACGTGGATGCCGTTGCAGCAGCAGTAGAAGCCGAAAAAACGCTGGCTGCCAACGCTGGATTCTTCCCTATTATTCAGTACCATTTCTATTATCCACTCAGTTTGGCAGCACTCTATTCGACTGCAACACCAGAAGAGAAAAAGCAGTATTGGGATATTCTAGAACAGCATCAGCAAATTGTAGAAAAATGGGCGGATAATTGCCCAGAAAACTTTCTGCATCGATATCTGTTACTCTCTGCGGAAATGGCACAAATTTCTGGTAAATGTATGGAGGCAGCAAACTTTTATGATCGCGCCATTGCCGCAGCCAAAGCCAACGAATACCTACAAGAAGAGAGCCTTGCTAACGAACTTGCTGCCAAGTTTTACCTCAACTGGAGCAAAGAGCGCATTGCTCAGGAGTATTTAATTGAAGCTTACTACGGCTATGCCCGTTGGGGAGCTAAAGCCAAACTTGCCGACTTGGAAACTCGCTATCCCAAACTCCTCGCCCCCATTCTCCAACAAAGTTACTCTCCTTTGTCAACGAACGAAACCATTTTCGCATTGAGTACTGTTAGTTCTTCTACCAGCAGCGTATCAGAGGCACTCGATTTAGCCACTATTCTCAAAGTCTCTCAAACCCTTTCTAGCGAAATCGAATTAGACAAACTTTTTTCTACTCTGCTGCAAGTTGTGATTGTCAATGCGGGAGCGGATAAGTGTGTATTGCTCCTATCTCAGCAGGATCACTTGATGGTTCAAGCTGTTACCTATGCCGATTTTTACCCCATCCTGCTGAAGCCACAACCTCTCGAAGATAGTCAGCAGGATGTACCAATCAGTTTAATTAATACTGTCAGACGTAGCTTAAAACCAGCAGTAATTATTGATGCCAGCGTGCATCCGCAACTGCTCCGTGACCCCTATATTCAGCAACAGCAGCCTAAGAGCGTCCTGTGCAGCCCGATTTTACATCAAGGTAAGTTGCTCGGCATTTTGTATCTAGAAAATAACTTGGTGACTGGAGCATTTACTAGCGATCGCGTTGAATTACTCAACTTAGTTTGCACTCAAGCCGCAATTTCCCTAGAAAATGCCCGACTCTATCAGCAATTGCTGGAGTATAACCAACAACTAGAACAGTCATACGCCGAATTTAATGCCGCTCAGTCTCGCTTCCATAATCTAGTAGACAACGTTCCTGGCGTTGTTTACCAATACCAAACGTCTAGTGATGGAGCAATATCTCTGACCTACATCAGTGCTGACTGTTACAATTTGTACGAAGTTACGGCAGAGCAAGCGATCGCCAATGTACAAACCATTGTTGACCGAGTGCATCCCGAAGATGCTGCAAGTAATCAGCAATCGATTGTTGACTCGATGCAAACGCTGACTCCCTGGCGATGGGAAGGTCGAATTGTGACAATATCTGGAATCGTGAAGTGGATTCACGGAGAAGCTCGAATTCAACAACAGGCTGATGGTTCTGTAATTTGGGATGGAGTATTGTTGGATATCACTGAGCGCAAACAAGCCGAGCAAGCCTTGCAACAAAAATCACAAGAATTAGAACAGGCGTTAAATGATTTGCAAAACGCGCAATTACAAATTGTGCAAAGTGAAAAGATGTCCGCATTGGGCAATTTAGTCGCAGGGGTAGCTCATGAAATCAATAACCCCGTGGGTTTTATTGCTGGGAATTTACAACCTGCTCTTGATTATGTCAAAGATACCTTTGGGTTAATTGATTTGTTTCAACAAGAATATCCAAATCCTAGTGCAATAATTCAAGATGAGATGGAAGCGATCGACTTAGATTATATCCGTGAAGACTTGCCCAAATTAATTGATTCAATGAAACTGGGAGTTCAACGCATTCGCGATATTAGCACCAGCCTGAGAACTTTCTCTAGAGCCGATAAAGATTATAAAGTTCCGTTCAATATCCATGAGGGTATTGATAGTACTATTTTGATTCTTAAGCATCGCCTGAAAGCAAATGAAACTCGCCCAGATATAGAGGTAGTTAAAAAGTTTGGTAATATTCCACAAATTGAATGTTTCCCTGGACAACTAAATCAGGTGTTCATGAACATTTTGGCGAATGCAATTGATGCTTTAGAAGAGTTCAATCACCAACGTGATTTTGCAGACATCCAAGCCCATCCCAACCAGATCACAATTGAAACTCAACTAATTAATGAGCGCAAACGCGTTGAGATTCACATTCGAGACAATGGGATTGGGATGTCAGAACAGGTGAAGCAAAAGATTTTTGAACATTTGTTTACCACTAAAATGGTTGGCAAAGGAACAGGATTAGGGCTAGCGATCGCTCGTCAAATTGTAGTAGAAAAGCACAATGGAGCAATTATTGTCAATTCCATCCCCAATCAAGGAACGGAATTTATTATCACTTTACCTATTCAAGCAGAGATTGAAAGTTTAGCTAAAGCATCGATTCAGTAA
- a CDS encoding serine/threonine-protein kinase, whose product MSAKVDGTVDLVGYEIIEQLYSGSRTEVYRAVRESDRQPVVIKLLKRQYPTFSELVQFRNQYAIAKNLEIPGIIKPHSLEPYGNGYTLVMEDCGGISLRQFTQGQPLKLDQFLPIAIQLADTLYQLHQQRVIHKDIKPTNILIHPDTNHIKLIDFSISTLLPREIQQIQSLNTLEGTLAYLSPEQTGRMNRGIDYRSDFYSLGVSFFELLTGQLPFESQDPIELVHCHIAKEPVFVDHLNPDVPPVLSAVVSKLMAKNAEDRYQSALGLKYDLEQCLMQHQFFGKIASFNLGQ is encoded by the coding sequence ATGAGCGCAAAAGTTGATGGCACTGTAGACCTTGTTGGCTACGAAATAATAGAGCAACTTTATTCAGGTTCTCGCACCGAAGTGTATCGAGCAGTCAGAGAATCCGATCGCCAACCAGTTGTCATCAAGCTCTTAAAACGGCAATATCCCACCTTTAGCGAACTAGTACAATTCCGCAACCAGTATGCGATCGCCAAAAACTTAGAGATTCCTGGTATCATTAAACCTCACAGTTTAGAACCTTACGGCAATGGCTACACCTTAGTAATGGAAGACTGTGGAGGTATTTCTCTACGGCAATTTACCCAAGGACAGCCACTGAAGTTAGACCAGTTTCTGCCAATTGCGATTCAACTTGCAGATACTTTGTACCAATTACACCAACAGCGAGTCATTCATAAAGACATTAAACCCACCAATATCCTGATTCATCCAGACACAAACCACATCAAGCTGATTGATTTTTCCATATCAACACTTTTACCCAGAGAAATCCAACAGATTCAAAGCCTTAACACCTTAGAGGGAACCTTAGCATACCTCTCTCCAGAGCAAACCGGGCGGATGAACCGAGGTATTGACTACCGTAGTGATTTCTATTCGCTGGGAGTCAGTTTCTTTGAGTTACTGACTGGACAACTCCCCTTTGAGTCTCAAGACCCTATAGAGTTAGTGCATTGCCATATTGCCAAGGAACCTGTATTTGTTGACCATCTTAATCCCGATGTGCCACCAGTTTTATCTGCTGTAGTCAGTAAACTCATGGCAAAGAACGCTGAAGACCGCTATCAGAGCGCCCTTGGACTCAAATACGACTTAGAGCAATGCCTGATGCAACATCAGTTTTTTGGGAAAATTGCCAGCTTCAACCTGGGACAATGA
- a CDS encoding cyclase family protein, translating to MIQPQAQNRITYSKVIHLSHIIDTAIPQWPGDPSVEFTTFAEISQDGYYLRRFSLGEHSATHINAPNSFHDSGVGIDQYSAQSLIVPAVVIDIRQAAASNPDYTLPITDVLSWEEQYGQIPVGSLVILNTGWEKKWSDKNAFFNQDAEGIMHFPGFGSDATQFLLNERQIAGIGIDTHGVDPGQDNSFASNCLVLEQPRIVLENLTNLDQLPPQGTTLIIGVLRLRDGSGSPAAVLALVP from the coding sequence ATGATACAACCCCAAGCACAAAACAGGATCACTTACTCAAAGGTTATACACCTGAGCCATATAATTGATACGGCTATTCCCCAATGGCCTGGTGACCCTTCAGTAGAATTCACAACTTTCGCAGAAATATCACAGGATGGCTATTATCTGCGGCGTTTCTCTTTGGGTGAACATAGCGCTACCCACATCAATGCCCCTAACAGTTTTCACGATTCCGGTGTAGGAATTGATCAATACTCCGCCCAGTCGTTAATTGTACCTGCGGTAGTTATAGATATTCGCCAAGCTGCGGCAAGTAATCCTGACTATACCCTCCCGATTACCGATGTTCTGAGTTGGGAGGAACAATATGGTCAAATTCCTGTTGGCAGCTTAGTCATACTCAACACTGGTTGGGAAAAAAAGTGGTCAGATAAAAATGCCTTCTTCAACCAGGATGCCGAAGGAATTATGCATTTTCCAGGGTTTGGCAGCGATGCCACCCAGTTTTTACTTAATGAACGGCAAATTGCGGGGATAGGGATTGATACTCATGGTGTAGACCCTGGACAAGATAATAGTTTTGCCAGTAATTGCTTAGTTTTAGAACAACCCCGCATTGTGTTGGAAAACCTTACCAATTTAGATCAGCTGCCACCTCAAGGTACTACCCTGATTATTGGTGTCCTTAGACTAAGGGACGGTTCCGGTTCTCCTGCTGCTGTGTTGGCGCTAGTGCCTTGA
- a CDS encoding site-2 protease family protein — MAFWFLLLLGLATYLMVQRSVASITRTPVWLLWLVLMTPALILSGWTLMYGVKQPPPPTLIIWPSVICLLLYWLLFQWGRQTPTQTEARLQAKESSATRPPAEPAPVRPIEPAEETQLRNCFPWATYYVQNIEYRPQAVVCRGQLRTAPSQAYQQIKANIESQFGDRFLLIFQEGFNGKPFFVLVPNSQAVKEVNTPHKQEKLTRPGLAILLLAATLVTTTLVGAKIAGVNPTTLESNPSVLLKGLPYALGLMTILGIHELGHYLTARFYKIRSTLPYFIPMPFFLGTFGAFIQMRSPIPNRKALFDVSIAGPIAGFVATLPLLIWGLAHSELVPMTEKTGLLNPDALNPKYSILLALLAKLTLGSELTSKLAIDLHPVAVAGFLGLIVTALNLMPVGQLDGGHIVHAMFGQRVAMTIGQISRLLLLLLSLIQDEFLFWAIILLFIPLIDEPALNDVTELDNGRDILGLLAMVLLIVIVLPLPQAIANLLQI, encoded by the coding sequence ATGGCATTTTGGTTTCTCCTCCTACTGGGGCTAGCTACGTATCTTATGGTGCAGCGTAGTGTTGCTAGCATCACCCGAACACCTGTGTGGCTGTTATGGTTGGTGTTGATGACACCTGCACTTATATTGAGTGGATGGACGTTAATGTACGGGGTGAAACAACCGCCGCCGCCAACATTAATTATTTGGCCGTCAGTTATTTGTCTGCTTTTATACTGGTTACTGTTTCAGTGGGGTCGTCAAACACCAACACAGACAGAGGCTAGACTTCAAGCTAAAGAATCATCGGCTACACGTCCTCCCGCAGAACCCGCACCAGTGCGCCCGATTGAACCAGCAGAAGAAACCCAACTGCGAAATTGTTTTCCTTGGGCTACATACTATGTGCAGAACATAGAGTATCGACCTCAAGCTGTAGTTTGTCGGGGTCAGTTGCGAACTGCACCTAGTCAAGCTTACCAGCAGATTAAAGCAAATATCGAATCACAATTTGGCGATCGCTTCTTGCTGATTTTTCAAGAAGGTTTTAATGGCAAACCCTTCTTTGTGCTGGTTCCTAACTCACAAGCAGTCAAGGAAGTCAATACACCACATAAGCAAGAAAAGTTAACTCGACCAGGATTAGCAATCTTATTGCTGGCTGCTACTTTGGTTACAACCACTTTAGTTGGGGCAAAAATTGCTGGTGTCAATCCGACAACACTAGAATCTAACCCCAGTGTGCTACTCAAGGGATTGCCCTATGCTTTGGGACTAATGACTATTTTGGGTATCCACGAACTTGGTCACTATTTAACAGCTAGGTTCTACAAAATTCGCTCAACGCTACCTTACTTTATTCCCATGCCTTTTTTCTTGGGAACTTTTGGCGCATTTATTCAGATGCGTAGTCCGATTCCCAACCGCAAAGCTTTATTTGATGTTAGTATTGCTGGCCCAATTGCAGGCTTTGTTGCCACTTTACCATTACTCATTTGGGGTTTGGCCCATTCAGAATTAGTGCCGATGACCGAAAAAACAGGTTTGTTGAACCCTGATGCTCTCAATCCCAAATATTCAATTTTACTAGCACTGCTTGCGAAGCTAACTTTAGGCAGCGAGTTAACATCAAAATTAGCTATTGACCTGCATCCAGTAGCAGTAGCTGGTTTTCTAGGATTAATTGTCACGGCATTGAATTTGATGCCGGTGGGACAATTAGATGGGGGACACATTGTTCATGCAATGTTTGGGCAACGAGTTGCAATGACAATTGGTCAAATTTCTCGCTTGTTGTTACTACTACTTTCTTTAATCCAAGATGAATTTTTGTTCTGGGCAATTATCTTATTATTTATTCCGTTGATTGATGAACCTGCGCTAAATGATGTTACTGAATTGGATAATGGGCGTGACATTTTAGGATTGTTAGCGATGGTTTTGTTAATTGTTATTGTGTTACCGTTACCGCAGGCGATCGCCAACTTATTACAAATTTAA
- a CDS encoding aldehyde dehydrogenase family protein, giving the protein MTTILSCRNYIDGQWLTAVDEATLESRNPADKTEVVATFPRSQISDVDIAVAAARKAYHSWRKVPAPARAEYIFRVGELLLEHKEELAQLISREMGKPLTEARGDVQEGVDCAFYSAGEGRRLFGQTTPSEMPNKFAMTVRMPIGVCALITPWNFPVAIPCWKAMPALVCGNTVILKPAEDTPACATKLIEIFAAAGLPPGVINLVHGVGEEVGKALVEHPNIDLVSFTGSSETGAFVGATCGRTHKRVCLEMGGKNAQVVMEDADLELALDGAVWGAFGTTGQRCTATSRLILHRDIKEKFTAMLYERTSKLRLGAGTDPDTDIGPIINERQLQRVSEYLNIAREEGAKVLIGGEIVNEDHLKNGHFFQPTILDGVTPNMRVAREEIFGPVVALIEVNSFEEAIAILNDSNYGLSSSVYTRDINRAFTAMRDIEAGITYINGPTIGAEVHLPFGGVKQTGNGHREAGTTALDVFTEWKSVYIDFSGSLQRAQIDNRS; this is encoded by the coding sequence ATGACAACTATATTATCTTGCCGCAATTATATCGACGGTCAATGGTTAACTGCTGTAGACGAAGCAACTTTAGAAAGTCGCAACCCTGCTGATAAGACCGAAGTCGTTGCCACTTTTCCCCGTTCTCAAATTAGTGATGTAGATATAGCTGTAGCCGCCGCCCGCAAAGCCTACCACAGTTGGCGAAAAGTCCCAGCCCCAGCTAGGGCAGAATACATCTTTCGCGTTGGTGAACTATTACTTGAACATAAAGAAGAACTTGCCCAGTTAATTAGTCGAGAAATGGGTAAACCCCTGACAGAGGCGAGAGGAGATGTCCAAGAAGGTGTAGACTGCGCTTTTTATAGTGCTGGCGAAGGACGGCGACTATTTGGTCAAACTACACCCTCGGAAATGCCCAACAAATTCGCCATGACAGTGCGAATGCCTATAGGAGTATGCGCCTTAATTACTCCCTGGAATTTTCCCGTGGCAATTCCTTGCTGGAAAGCTATGCCAGCCTTGGTGTGTGGCAATACAGTTATCCTTAAACCTGCTGAAGATACTCCCGCCTGTGCAACTAAGTTGATTGAGATTTTCGCAGCCGCAGGTTTACCACCAGGAGTAATTAACTTAGTGCATGGGGTAGGTGAAGAGGTAGGTAAGGCTTTAGTTGAACATCCTAATATTGATTTAGTATCGTTTACAGGTTCTTCAGAAACGGGTGCTTTTGTTGGCGCTACTTGTGGACGCACTCACAAACGTGTCTGTTTAGAAATGGGCGGTAAAAATGCCCAAGTGGTGATGGAAGATGCTGACTTAGAACTAGCACTAGATGGTGCGGTTTGGGGCGCTTTTGGCACAACCGGTCAACGGTGTACAGCTACTAGTCGCTTGATTTTACATCGCGACATCAAAGAAAAATTTACTGCGATGCTTTATGAGCGTACCAGCAAGTTACGCTTGGGTGCTGGCACTGACCCCGATACAGATATCGGGCCGATAATTAATGAAAGGCAACTCCAAAGGGTGAGTGAATATTTGAATATTGCCCGTGAGGAAGGAGCAAAGGTGCTAATTGGTGGGGAAATTGTTAACGAAGACCATCTCAAAAACGGTCATTTCTTTCAACCAACCATCCTAGATGGTGTAACTCCCAATATGCGCGTCGCCCGTGAAGAGATATTCGGGCCAGTGGTGGCATTGATTGAGGTTAACTCTTTTGAAGAAGCGATCGCAATTCTCAACGATAGCAATTACGGTCTTTCTTCATCAGTTTACACCCGCGATATCAACAGAGCTTTTACTGCCATGCGTGACATTGAAGCAGGTATTACCTATATTAACGGCCCCACTATCGGCGCAGAGGTACACTTACCCTTTGGTGGTGTCAAACAAACTGGCAACGGACACCGAGAGGCCGGGACTACCGCTTTAGATGTTTTTACAGAATGGAAGAGTGTTTATATAGACTTTTCTGGAAGTTTACAACGCGCCCAAATTGATAACCGGAGTTAA
- a CDS encoding MBL fold metallo-hydrolase produces the protein MCPSPQQPSQITKPPRPVFSYEDQQEIASNENFDSNSIFAFPPNRDTLGGTSYFIVRNEGNILIDCPALDQTNQDFLRSHGGVRWLFITHRGAIGKTPEIQQSFNCEVLIQEQEAYLLPGLTVTTFTQEFTLNSTAQVIWTPGHSPGSSCLYYSHHGGVLFSGRHLLPNQQGEPVPLRTAKTFHWPRQIKSIQSLLERFTPETLQYICPSANTGFLRGKRFIGQAYQHLASLDLSVLLRIQPLL, from the coding sequence ATGTGTCCTTCACCGCAACAGCCAAGCCAGATAACTAAGCCACCACGACCCGTTTTCTCCTACGAAGATCAACAGGAGATAGCCTCCAATGAGAACTTCGACTCAAACAGTATTTTTGCTTTTCCACCAAATCGGGACACATTGGGGGGAACCTCTTACTTCATTGTAAGAAATGAAGGCAATATCCTGATAGATTGCCCTGCCTTAGACCAAACAAATCAAGATTTTTTGCGATCGCATGGCGGTGTACGTTGGCTATTTATCACTCATCGAGGTGCTATTGGCAAGACACCTGAAATTCAGCAAAGCTTTAACTGCGAGGTTTTGATTCAAGAGCAAGAAGCCTATTTACTACCAGGTTTAACGGTGACTACCTTTACTCAGGAATTCACTCTCAACTCAACAGCACAAGTGATTTGGACACCAGGTCATTCTCCCGGCTCATCTTGTCTGTACTACAGCCATCATGGAGGTGTGTTGTTTTCTGGACGCCATTTACTTCCCAATCAGCAAGGTGAACCAGTACCATTGCGAACAGCAAAAACCTTTCACTGGCCAAGGCAAATCAAGAGCATCCAGTCTCTGCTGGAACGTTTTACACCGGAAACTCTCCAATACATTTGTCCCAGTGCGAATACAGGTTTTCTTCGAGGTAAACGTTTTATAGGTCAAGCCTACCAACACCTTGCATCTCTAGATTTATCAGTTTTGCTGCGGATACAGCCGCTACTTTAG
- a CDS encoding VOC family protein, with protein MTITLNHTIVPAQDKEAAARFFAKVFGLKVESPVGHFAAVRVNDSLTLDFDDREEFESHHYAFHVTDEEFDAIFARIREANLEYSSDPMHHNKGQINYRNGGRGFYFYDIDGHNLELLTRA; from the coding sequence ATGACGATTACTCTAAATCACACGATAGTACCTGCACAAGATAAAGAAGCAGCAGCACGCTTCTTTGCAAAAGTCTTTGGGCTAAAAGTTGAGTCTCCCGTTGGTCACTTTGCTGCGGTGCGTGTCAATGACTCACTGACACTCGACTTTGATGACAGAGAAGAATTCGAGTCGCACCATTATGCATTCCATGTCACTGATGAGGAATTTGATGCTATTTTTGCACGGATAAGAGAGGCAAACTTGGAATATAGTAGCGACCCCATGCATCACAATAAAGGTCAGATAAATTATCGAAATGGAGGTCGTGGTTTCTATTTCTACGACATTGATGGTCATAATTTAGAATTGTTGACTCGTGCTTAG